A genome region from Archaeoglobus fulgidus DSM 4304 includes the following:
- a CDS encoding branched-chain amino acid ABC transporter permease, producing MRITRAFNALALIVAAVMPFILPEAYLYILGLAYIFAIMVISWDLMVGYTGQVNLGHTTFVGLGAYVAAILQTPIRAGLSLHPALAIITGGVVAAGVGLSIGIITLRLRGYYFSLVTAILPLVFMQTVFIWRELFGGEEGFAIENTMLTTTVEKYYFSLAVLVVSLVVMKKVVDSRIGLRFMALRDSEELAESLGINATKYKVLAFALSSFFAGIAGAMVVNYRVTVSPELYGVPLMLLIILSAVLGGLGTLYGPLAGAIVIYLAKNWWLGQIIRTLSLPINDDIVLYALLIAVGILMPEGLYHKVKVNKQK from the coding sequence ATGAGGATAACAAGGGCCTTTAACGCGCTGGCTTTGATTGTCGCTGCGGTCATGCCGTTCATTCTTCCGGAGGCGTACCTTTACATCCTCGGCCTCGCGTACATTTTCGCAATAATGGTTATCAGCTGGGACCTCATGGTAGGCTACACGGGGCAGGTGAACCTGGGCCACACAACCTTTGTGGGGCTTGGAGCTTACGTTGCAGCAATTCTGCAGACTCCTATAAGGGCGGGGCTGTCGCTGCATCCGGCATTGGCAATAATAACCGGCGGTGTTGTTGCGGCAGGAGTTGGGCTTTCAATTGGTATTATCACGCTCAGACTCAGAGGCTACTACTTTTCCCTGGTTACGGCAATACTTCCGCTCGTCTTCATGCAGACGGTCTTCATCTGGAGGGAGCTTTTTGGTGGTGAGGAAGGATTTGCGATAGAGAACACGATGCTCACAACAACCGTGGAGAAGTACTACTTCAGCCTTGCAGTTCTCGTCGTGTCCTTAGTCGTAATGAAGAAGGTGGTGGACAGCAGGATTGGGCTGAGGTTTATGGCTTTGAGGGACAGCGAGGAGCTTGCCGAGAGTCTGGGAATAAACGCGACCAAATACAAGGTTCTCGCCTTCGCGCTAAGCTCCTTCTTTGCGGGAATTGCTGGAGCGATGGTCGTTAACTACCGCGTTACCGTAAGTCCGGAGCTTTACGGAGTACCTTTGATGCTGCTGATAATCCTCTCAGCCGTTCTCGGAGGACTGGGGACTCTTTACGGCCCTCTTGCTGGAGCCATAGTAATTTACCTTGCGAAGAACTGGTGGCTCGGACAGATCATTCGAACGCTCTCTCTCCCTATAAACGACGACATCGTCCTCTACGCCCTTCTGATAGCCGTCGGAATTCTGATGCCGGAAGGTCTTTACCACAAGGTAAAAGTCAATAAGCAGAAGTAA
- a CDS encoding branched-chain amino acid ABC transporter permease, whose translation MIETLVKIAVFGAVVGGIWGLVASGFSLIFGVSRILNFAHGAAFVSSAFLAYALISEGYNLYLAILAGLLLSALIGLAVYALTKPVRDREVMVIILTLAFALLVQQVLLVLYGDRGVSIEPFVSGFAEIGGVKVTYMRILSFVLAVLCLTALEVFVTRTKLGKKVIATAQDSRAAMMVGIDIEKIFLLVMVLSSVLAGFAGILYAQIFAVSPEVSLRALIYAFAIVILGGLGSLRGSVVASFIVGYILVTTITFLGARWSEFVMLLTIVAILIVKPTGLFGVEE comes from the coding sequence ATGATCGAGACGCTGGTCAAGATAGCCGTATTTGGTGCTGTGGTGGGGGGAATCTGGGGGCTCGTCGCCTCAGGATTCTCCCTAATTTTTGGTGTGTCGAGGATTCTGAACTTCGCCCACGGTGCAGCATTCGTCAGCTCCGCCTTTCTGGCATACGCTCTCATAAGCGAGGGGTACAACCTTTACCTTGCCATCCTCGCAGGCTTGCTGCTTTCAGCGCTAATCGGTTTGGCGGTTTACGCATTAACAAAGCCTGTGAGGGATAGGGAGGTCATGGTTATCATCCTGACGCTCGCATTCGCCCTTCTGGTGCAGCAAGTACTCTTGGTTTTGTACGGGGACAGAGGCGTATCCATCGAGCCATTTGTAAGCGGGTTTGCAGAGATAGGGGGTGTTAAGGTTACCTATATGAGAATTCTTTCATTTGTCCTAGCGGTCCTCTGCCTCACTGCGCTTGAGGTTTTTGTGACGAGAACCAAGCTCGGAAAGAAGGTTATAGCTACAGCTCAGGACAGCAGAGCGGCCATGATGGTAGGGATTGACATCGAAAAGATATTTCTCCTTGTGATGGTTCTTTCATCCGTCCTTGCAGGATTCGCTGGGATTCTCTACGCCCAGATATTTGCAGTCAGTCCCGAAGTCTCCCTGAGGGCTTTAATTTACGCCTTCGCCATCGTAATTCTCGGTGGGCTTGGCAGCCTTAGGGGCAGTGTTGTTGCATCGTTCATAGTGGGATACATTCTCGTGACGACGATAACCTTCCTCGGAGCGAGATGGTCCGAGTTCGTGATGCTTCTAACGATCGTGGCGATTCTAATTGTCAAGCCAACGGGTCTGTTCGGGGTGGAAGAATGA
- a CDS encoding ABC transporter ATP-binding protein: MLKVRNVHKRFGECSVLEGVNLEIDKSERVGIIGPNGAGKTTLFNIITGFLKPDRGEIRFRSRDITGLKPNQLAKMGIVRTFQIVKVFSNMTVEQNMLTVSDDLDYLREFGLWEKRHELAANLSYGELRKLSIALALAPNPKLLLLDEPFSGLSPKEARDLAGIIESINHNGQSIAIIEHRLKDLFNVAERVVVLNSGRIIFEGHPEEVVREKTVVEAYLGRKYAVA; the protein is encoded by the coding sequence ATGCTAAAAGTCAGAAACGTGCACAAGAGGTTCGGGGAGTGCAGCGTGCTTGAGGGTGTAAACCTTGAGATTGACAAGAGTGAGAGGGTCGGCATCATAGGCCCGAACGGGGCTGGCAAGACAACGCTTTTCAACATCATCACGGGCTTTCTGAAACCCGACAGAGGAGAAATAAGGTTCAGGAGCAGAGATATAACGGGCCTTAAGCCAAACCAGCTGGCGAAGATGGGGATAGTGAGGACCTTCCAGATTGTGAAGGTTTTCAGCAACATGACGGTTGAGCAGAACATGCTCACGGTCTCGGATGACCTCGACTACCTCAGAGAGTTTGGGCTGTGGGAGAAGAGGCACGAGCTTGCAGCAAACCTATCTTACGGGGAGCTGAGAAAGCTGAGTATAGCTCTTGCCCTAGCCCCAAATCCGAAGCTTCTCCTCCTCGACGAGCCCTTCTCAGGGCTAAGCCCGAAGGAGGCTAGGGACCTTGCGGGGATAATTGAGAGCATAAACCACAACGGCCAGTCGATAGCAATCATCGAGCACAGGCTGAAAGATTTGTTCAATGTTGCAGAGAGGGTTGTCGTGCTGAACTCAGGCAGGATAATCTTCGAGGGGCACCCTGAGGAGGTTGTTAGGGAGAAGACCGTTGTTGAGGCCTATCTAGGGAGGAAGTATGCCGTTGCTTGA
- a CDS encoding ABC transporter ATP-binding protein: protein MPLLEVERLNAFYGKAQVLRDVSIAVDEGEAVAVLGPNGAGKTTLLNSICGLVRADGRIVFDGRDISALKPHERIKLGIAISPEGRRLFPEMSVEDNLLIAGDSNKLDFVYNIFPNLKEKRKQKAKNLSGGEQQMIAIARALMLEPRLLLLDEPSMGLAPIVVENIAERIETIKEELGISILLVEQNTQMAFDVADRFYILASGQIVREGTIEEMEEIEQEYFG, encoded by the coding sequence ATGCCGTTGCTTGAGGTGGAAAGATTAAACGCCTTCTACGGGAAGGCTCAGGTTCTCAGAGACGTGAGCATAGCCGTTGATGAAGGCGAAGCCGTAGCCGTTCTCGGCCCCAACGGAGCGGGTAAGACGACTTTGCTGAACTCCATTTGCGGTCTTGTCAGGGCAGACGGCAGGATTGTTTTTGACGGCAGAGATATTTCCGCACTCAAACCCCACGAAAGGATAAAGCTTGGAATCGCAATAAGCCCTGAAGGTAGAAGGCTCTTTCCCGAGATGAGCGTTGAGGACAACCTTCTTATTGCCGGAGACTCCAACAAGCTCGATTTTGTTTACAACATTTTCCCCAATCTGAAGGAGAAGAGAAAGCAGAAGGCAAAGAACCTGAGCGGTGGAGAGCAGCAGATGATTGCGATTGCGAGGGCCTTAATGCTTGAGCCCAGACTTCTGCTCCTCGACGAGCCGTCGATGGGGCTCGCACCGATTGTGGTGGAGAACATCGCCGAGAGAATTGAGACGATCAAAGAGGAGCTTGGAATTTCCATCCTTCTGGTGGAGCAGAACACGCAGATGGCTTTCGATGTAGCCGACAGGTTCTACATCCTCGCAAGTGGGCAAATTGTCAGGGAGGGCACGATTGAGGAGATGGAAGAAATAGAGCAGGAGTATTTCGGTTAA
- a CDS encoding nitroreductase family protein, which produces MECLDLLFRRVSIRKFTQDDVDDEILMKILEAGNAAPSAGNLQARDFVVIRNPETKKRLAMAALKQMFIAEAPVVIVVCANYPRSMRVYGERGRLYAEQDATAAIENILLAVTALNLGAVWVGAFDEEQVSEILELPEYVRPMAIIPIGHPAENPSPRNRYPVSMLTHFEKW; this is translated from the coding sequence ATGGAATGCCTTGACTTGCTGTTCAGAAGGGTCTCAATAAGGAAGTTTACGCAGGATGACGTTGACGATGAAATTCTGATGAAGATTCTGGAGGCTGGAAACGCCGCACCCTCAGCCGGAAACCTTCAGGCAAGGGACTTTGTCGTCATCAGAAACCCCGAAACTAAAAAAAGGCTCGCCATGGCCGCTCTGAAGCAGATGTTCATAGCTGAGGCGCCCGTTGTTATCGTTGTCTGCGCCAACTATCCGAGAAGCATGAGGGTTTACGGGGAGAGAGGGAGACTTTACGCCGAGCAGGACGCAACGGCGGCAATCGAAAACATTCTCCTTGCTGTCACCGCTTTGAACCTCGGAGCGGTTTGGGTGGGAGCTTTCGATGAAGAACAGGTATCTGAGATTCTGGAGCTGCCCGAATACGTGAGACCTATGGCGATAATTCCAATTGGCCACCCAGCGGAGAATCCGTCTCCAAGAAACAGGTATCCGGTGAGCATGCTCACGCACTTCGAAAAATGGTGA
- a CDS encoding 2-amino-3,7-dideoxy-D-threo-hept-6-ulosonate synthase, with protein MLGKRRRMSRIMKNGRTVILPMDHGITKPEKGIEKVDRVVEEVQDYIDAVIVHKGVAKRSAVLADIDAALIIHLSASTSLAPDPNDKRIVTSVEKAIALGADAVSIHVNIGSKTEAEQIEKAGTISEICDDYGIPLLAMMYPRGSIDVTTETVRHAARIGYELGADILKVPYVQSFEEVVAVCDIPVVVAGGSKGSEHEFLKRVEDAIAKGAAGVAAGRNVFNSDHPVRIAKALHMIVHGNMHMEEVMEYEGNMVVG; from the coding sequence ATGTTAGGTAAAAGAAGAAGGATGTCCAGAATAATGAAAAACGGAAGGACAGTAATACTCCCGATGGACCACGGGATAACGAAACCGGAAAAAGGGATTGAAAAAGTGGATAGAGTCGTTGAGGAGGTGCAGGATTATATCGACGCAGTCATAGTGCATAAAGGCGTCGCGAAACGCTCTGCAGTTCTTGCAGATATTGATGCAGCTTTAATCATCCATCTCAGCGCCTCAACCTCCCTCGCTCCTGATCCGAACGACAAGAGAATTGTTACGAGCGTTGAGAAGGCAATCGCTCTTGGGGCCGATGCTGTGAGCATTCACGTAAACATTGGCAGCAAAACGGAGGCTGAGCAGATAGAAAAGGCAGGAACAATTTCAGAGATTTGCGATGACTACGGGATTCCCCTTCTGGCGATGATGTATCCGAGAGGTAGCATCGATGTAACCACTGAAACCGTAAGGCATGCGGCCAGAATCGGATACGAGCTCGGAGCTGACATTCTGAAGGTTCCATACGTGCAGAGTTTCGAGGAGGTCGTTGCGGTGTGCGATATTCCCGTCGTCGTAGCTGGGGGGAGCAAGGGAAGCGAGCACGAGTTCCTGAAGAGGGTAGAAGATGCAATTGCAAAAGGTGCTGCGGGAGTGGCTGCGGGGAGAAACGTATTTAACAGCGACCATCCAGTGAGAATTGCCAAAGCACTGCACATGATAGTCCATGGCAATATGCATATGGAGGAAGTGATGGAGTATGAAGGAAATATGGTTGTTGGCTGA
- a CDS encoding 3-dehydroquinate synthase II: protein MKEIWLLAESESWDEAKEMLKDAIEIGFDGALVRRDFLERAEKLGRMKIVPIEDAVVKISSAEDQERALQREVVVLKFEDWKVIPLENIVAMKKSGKVIAAVDTIEDAKLALTTLERGADGIAVSGDRETLRKFYEVVKEEGERVELVRARVKEIRPLGVGERVCIDTVTLMTPGEGMLVGNQASFMFLVASESEESEYVASRPFRVNAGSVNAYLKVGDKTRYLAELKAGDEVEVVKFDGAVRKSYVGRVKIERRPLILIRAEVDGVEGSVILQNAETIKLVAPDGKHVSVAELKPGDEILVWLGKKARHFGVEVDEFIVER, encoded by the coding sequence ATGAAGGAAATATGGTTGTTGGCTGAAAGCGAAAGCTGGGATGAAGCGAAGGAGATGCTGAAGGATGCGATAGAAATCGGATTCGACGGGGCGCTCGTGAGGAGGGATTTTCTTGAGAGAGCTGAGAAGCTCGGAAGAATGAAAATTGTACCAATTGAGGATGCAGTCGTTAAAATCTCCTCCGCAGAGGATCAGGAAAGGGCGCTGCAAAGGGAAGTGGTCGTTCTGAAGTTCGAGGACTGGAAGGTGATTCCTCTCGAGAACATCGTGGCAATGAAGAAAAGCGGGAAGGTCATCGCTGCGGTCGATACGATCGAGGATGCGAAGCTTGCCCTGACCACCCTCGAAAGGGGGGCTGATGGAATAGCGGTTAGCGGGGACAGAGAGACGCTGAGGAAGTTCTACGAGGTTGTTAAGGAAGAAGGGGAGAGGGTTGAGCTCGTGAGGGCAAGAGTTAAGGAAATCAGACCTCTCGGAGTTGGGGAGAGGGTTTGCATAGACACCGTCACCCTAATGACTCCGGGAGAGGGTATGCTCGTCGGGAACCAGGCATCATTCATGTTTCTCGTCGCCAGCGAGAGCGAGGAGAGCGAGTACGTTGCTTCGAGACCTTTCAGAGTTAATGCAGGCAGCGTTAACGCCTACCTGAAGGTTGGGGATAAAACCAGATATCTGGCTGAGCTTAAGGCTGGAGATGAGGTTGAGGTTGTAAAATTCGATGGAGCGGTGAGGAAGAGCTACGTTGGGAGAGTAAAAATTGAGAGGAGGCCGTTGATTCTAATCAGGGCTGAGGTCGACGGCGTTGAGGGGAGCGTAATTCTGCAGAATGCCGAAACCATAAAGCTTGTTGCCCCGGACGGAAAGCACGTTTCAGTTGCCGAGCTGAAGCCCGGAGACGAGATTCTTGTCTGGCTGGGAAAGAAGGCCAGGCACTTCGGAGTTGAGGTTGACGAGTTTATCGTGGAAAGATAG
- a CDS encoding ABC transporter substrate-binding protein, with protein MATPEGQAEEKAVKLAAEEINAQGGILGYKVEVVVGDTKLDSNTATSEFRRLATVENADVIIGGFSSGVMTAMMETMAETKTLFLSDASSPAHAQKVEQNYEKYKYWFRVSQNNGSTFALDLADMVKFLRDSGYEVKKVYIIRDEHVWTDPVMAALKPLLEEMGVEIVKDVKIPRGYSEYEQLILEAESLNADLIMPILAISGTGDVLAKQWATLKPNLLLAGHDLAPIDPEFYEKTNGMANYEIFLADGGALVTAPPTEKCREFVEAYKAKYGHYPESHQAYGAYDAVYLYKMVVEMAAKNGEKDPFNPDVLVKYLEKFDASNPVKLTRTIAFYPNHDLMWGDDYVRNWISQWQDGKQYIIYPPSVANGELKLPPWIEK; from the coding sequence ATGGCCACACCCGAAGGTCAGGCGGAAGAAAAAGCAGTAAAGCTTGCCGCTGAGGAGATAAACGCTCAGGGAGGCATACTGGGATACAAGGTGGAGGTGGTGGTTGGAGACACCAAGCTCGACTCCAACACAGCGACATCTGAGTTCAGGAGGCTTGCAACTGTAGAGAATGCTGACGTAATCATCGGTGGCTTCTCCAGCGGAGTTATGACCGCAATGATGGAGACGATGGCTGAGACGAAGACTCTCTTCCTCTCAGATGCATCTTCTCCCGCTCATGCCCAGAAGGTGGAGCAGAATTACGAGAAGTACAAGTACTGGTTCAGGGTGTCGCAGAACAACGGCTCGACCTTTGCTCTCGACCTTGCGGACATGGTAAAGTTCCTCAGGGACAGCGGCTACGAGGTGAAGAAGGTCTACATAATCAGGGACGAGCATGTGTGGACTGATCCTGTCATGGCCGCTCTGAAGCCTTTGCTTGAGGAGATGGGTGTTGAGATTGTCAAGGACGTCAAGATTCCGAGGGGCTACTCTGAATATGAGCAGCTTATACTTGAAGCTGAAAGCCTCAATGCAGACCTGATAATGCCCATTCTGGCAATATCTGGAACGGGAGACGTTCTGGCCAAGCAGTGGGCAACCTTAAAGCCAAATCTGCTGCTCGCCGGACACGACCTCGCTCCGATTGACCCTGAGTTCTACGAGAAAACGAATGGAATGGCAAATTACGAGATTTTCCTCGCCGATGGCGGAGCGCTTGTGACAGCTCCTCCGACAGAAAAGTGCAGAGAGTTCGTTGAGGCATACAAGGCGAAATACGGCCACTACCCTGAATCCCACCAGGCGTACGGGGCTTACGACGCCGTTTACCTCTACAAGATGGTCGTTGAAATGGCTGCCAAGAACGGAGAGAAGGACCCCTTCAATCCAGACGTTCTGGTTAAATACCTGGAGAAGTTCGATGCCTCCAATCCGGTTAAGCTCACAAGAACTATCGCCTTCTACCCTAACCACGACCTGATGTGGGGCGATGACTACGTCCGCAACTGGATTTCGCAGTGGCAGGATGGAAAGCAGTACATAATTTATCCGCCTTCCGTGGCTAACGGAGAGCTCAAGCTGCCGCCTTGGATAGAAAAGTAG
- a CDS encoding acetyl-CoA carboxylase biotin carboxylase subunit has protein sequence MFSKILVANRGEIAVRVMRACRELGIKTVGVYSSADKRAFHRVYADECYYIGKADPRDSYLNIDRIIEVAKKSGAEAIHPGYGFLAENAEFAERCEEEGIVFIGPSPEVIRIAGSKVRSRESMQRAGVPVIPGSPKIDTVDEAKEWAEKIGYPVAVKASGGGGGIGIVVVNSQEELEEAFRKSKKLGESYFKDSTVYLEKYLARPRHIEVQILADQHGNVIHLGERECSIQRRHQKLIEEAPSPALNEEMREELGKLAVKGAREIGYTNAGTFEFLYENGNFYFLEINSRLQVEHTITEVVTGIDIVKYQIRIAYGEELRHGQEDVAIRGHAIECRINAEDPVNFYPRSGRILHYRSPGGIGIRVDSGIHMGYRIPEEYDSMISKLIAYGETREEAIARMKRALYEYIIEGVETNIPFHFAVLNDEEFVRGNIHTKFVEERNIAEKVKEYLRIFRPIKARLDEIFMESEFTWEEISAIVTAIDAYEQELERGIEERIWQAIFSLGA, from the coding sequence ATGTTCAGCAAAATTCTTGTGGCAAACAGAGGGGAAATAGCCGTCAGGGTGATGAGGGCCTGCCGGGAGCTTGGAATTAAGACCGTCGGGGTTTACAGCTCTGCGGACAAAAGGGCCTTTCACAGGGTTTACGCTGACGAGTGCTACTACATCGGCAAAGCTGATCCAAGAGACAGCTATCTCAACATTGACAGAATCATTGAAGTTGCCAAGAAGTCTGGAGCGGAGGCAATTCACCCTGGCTACGGCTTTCTCGCGGAAAATGCCGAGTTTGCGGAAAGGTGCGAAGAGGAGGGAATCGTTTTCATCGGACCATCTCCTGAAGTTATACGCATCGCCGGCTCGAAGGTGAGGTCGAGAGAGAGCATGCAGAGGGCTGGAGTTCCTGTCATTCCGGGCTCACCGAAAATTGATACCGTTGATGAGGCGAAGGAGTGGGCGGAGAAGATTGGATACCCCGTAGCGGTCAAAGCTTCTGGAGGTGGAGGCGGAATAGGCATTGTAGTTGTCAACAGTCAAGAAGAGCTTGAGGAAGCTTTCAGAAAGTCGAAAAAGCTCGGTGAGAGCTACTTCAAGGACTCCACCGTTTACCTCGAAAAGTATCTTGCGAGACCGAGGCACATAGAGGTTCAGATTCTTGCAGACCAGCACGGAAACGTCATCCATCTGGGCGAGAGGGAGTGCAGCATCCAGAGGAGGCACCAGAAGCTCATAGAGGAGGCTCCATCTCCAGCGTTGAACGAGGAAATGAGGGAGGAGCTCGGAAAGCTTGCGGTGAAGGGAGCGAGGGAAATCGGATACACAAACGCCGGAACCTTCGAGTTTCTTTACGAGAACGGAAACTTCTACTTCCTTGAAATAAACTCAAGGCTTCAGGTCGAGCACACAATAACTGAAGTTGTTACTGGCATTGACATCGTGAAGTATCAGATTCGCATCGCTTACGGTGAGGAACTCAGGCACGGACAGGAGGATGTAGCCATTAGGGGACACGCAATTGAGTGCAGAATAAATGCCGAGGACCCTGTAAACTTCTATCCGAGAAGCGGACGGATTTTGCACTACAGAAGCCCGGGAGGAATTGGGATAAGGGTTGACAGCGGAATCCACATGGGCTACAGGATTCCGGAGGAGTACGACAGCATGATTTCCAAGCTCATCGCCTACGGCGAGACGAGGGAGGAGGCCATTGCGAGGATGAAGAGGGCTCTCTACGAGTACATCATAGAGGGTGTGGAAACGAACATCCCCTTCCATTTCGCTGTGCTCAACGATGAGGAGTTTGTTAGGGGCAACATCCACACGAAGTTCGTGGAAGAGAGGAACATTGCGGAGAAGGTAAAGGAGTACTTGAGGATTTTCAGGCCGATAAAGGCGAGGCTCGACGAGATATTCATGGAGAGCGAGTTTACATGGGAGGAAATATCCGCCATCGTAACTGCAATCGACGCATACGAGCAGGAACTGGAGCGCGGAATTGAAGAGAGAATCTGGCAGGCAATTTTCAGCCTGGGAGCCTGA
- the pheA gene encoding prephenate dehydratase: protein MISVKILIYGVGNMGKLFRDIFYGKGYYVRGYDIDQMKRDTNSISGFDVIFVCTPMYALEEALEHIKREAKKEALLVDVSSVKKVSVPLFEESGFDFLSIHPMLGGDSEISLSNVIVVRESGREEEKVILEELRKCGAVLSRLDVEEHDRKMAEIQGIAHFALVSMADFLRYGKEELKYASPIFTVLYKLASRIINQNWEMYFQIQKNAEDVREEYLRRAMELHEKMKDRESFREIFESLRKIYTDYESSTIILESYKATKKAESIEELRGLIKSIDSLILRLIERRIDAARQIARIKMERGEPIELKDVEEEKLWEVMSKTTLNPVKLKEIFEGIMSLAKEEEYKVAGVKYTIAVLGPQGSFSEEMALKLVGSRVPLRYCSTTDEIIKLVESGEVDYGLVPIENSVNGTVLPVIDALLNHDVEVFGEAKLEVNHCLVAKRKIELKEIKTIYSHPQAVAQCMGFINNYLPSVAIRYTTSTSDAARMLDDYSAAIMSENAARFYRLHVLRKGIQDLKGRNITRFYLIRRRSGRSEGKITSLFFGVEDKPGALKDVLEVFHKKGFNLRKLESRPAGTGLGDYVFFVEVEAPLREEDLLDLKQVTTFYKVVGVFDEVKRMSTL, encoded by the coding sequence GTGATTTCTGTGAAGATTCTTATCTACGGCGTTGGAAACATGGGAAAGCTTTTCAGAGACATCTTCTACGGCAAGGGATACTACGTCAGGGGATACGACATAGACCAGATGAAGAGAGACACAAACAGCATTTCAGGTTTTGACGTCATATTCGTCTGCACTCCCATGTATGCTCTTGAAGAGGCCTTAGAGCACATAAAGAGGGAGGCGAAAAAGGAGGCCTTGCTTGTGGACGTTTCGTCTGTCAAGAAGGTTTCCGTTCCGCTGTTTGAGGAATCTGGATTCGACTTCCTGAGCATCCATCCGATGCTTGGCGGGGACAGCGAGATTTCCCTCTCAAACGTAATAGTCGTTAGGGAGTCGGGAAGGGAGGAGGAGAAGGTAATCCTCGAGGAGCTCAGGAAATGCGGAGCCGTGCTCAGCAGGCTCGACGTTGAGGAGCACGACAGGAAGATGGCCGAGATTCAGGGGATAGCTCACTTCGCTCTCGTTTCAATGGCCGACTTTCTCAGGTACGGCAAGGAAGAGCTCAAATACGCATCACCGATTTTCACCGTCCTCTACAAGCTCGCAAGCAGAATAATAAACCAGAACTGGGAGATGTATTTCCAGATTCAGAAGAACGCCGAGGATGTCAGGGAGGAGTATCTCAGAAGGGCTATGGAGTTGCACGAAAAAATGAAGGACAGAGAGAGCTTCAGAGAAATCTTCGAGAGTTTGAGAAAAATCTACACCGACTACGAGTCGAGCACGATTATCCTCGAATCCTACAAAGCCACCAAAAAGGCTGAAAGCATAGAGGAGCTTCGGGGGCTGATAAAGTCCATAGACTCGCTGATTCTGAGGCTCATAGAGAGGAGAATCGACGCGGCAAGGCAGATTGCGAGGATAAAGATGGAGCGGGGGGAGCCGATTGAGCTGAAGGATGTGGAGGAGGAGAAGCTCTGGGAGGTTATGTCGAAAACTACACTGAATCCGGTTAAGCTGAAGGAGATTTTTGAGGGAATAATGAGCCTCGCAAAGGAGGAGGAGTACAAGGTAGCGGGAGTGAAGTATACAATCGCCGTTCTCGGTCCTCAGGGAAGTTTCAGCGAGGAGATGGCTTTGAAGCTCGTTGGCTCACGCGTCCCGCTTCGCTACTGCTCCACCACAGATGAAATAATCAAGCTCGTTGAGAGCGGTGAGGTGGACTACGGCCTTGTTCCGATAGAGAACTCCGTCAACGGAACGGTTTTGCCGGTCATCGATGCTCTGCTGAACCACGATGTTGAGGTCTTCGGAGAGGCTAAGCTTGAGGTCAACCACTGCCTCGTTGCAAAGAGAAAAATAGAGCTGAAGGAGATAAAAACAATTTACTCCCATCCCCAGGCTGTCGCTCAGTGCATGGGCTTCATAAACAACTACCTGCCGTCGGTTGCGATAAGATACACGACATCAACCAGCGATGCAGCGAGGATGCTCGATGACTATTCGGCAGCGATAATGTCTGAGAACGCCGCAAGGTTTTACAGGCTGCACGTGCTCAGAAAGGGAATACAGGATTTGAAAGGCAGGAACATAACGAGGTTCTACCTCATAAGAAGAAGGTCGGGAAGGAGTGAGGGGAAGATAACCTCCCTCTTCTTCGGAGTTGAAGATAAGCCGGGAGCACTGAAGGATGTGCTGGAGGTCTTCCACAAAAAGGGGTTTAACCTCAGAAAGCTCGAATCGAGGCCTGCCGGAACGGGTCTGGGGGACTACGTCTTCTTCGTTGAGGTAGAGGCGCCTCTGAGGGAAGAGGACCTGTTGGACTTGAAACAGGTCACGACCTTCTACAAAGTGGTTGGAGTTTTTGATGAGGTCAAGAGGATGAGCACCCTCTAA
- the aroD gene encoding type I 3-dehydroquinate dehydratase, whose translation MKLVATLSSPEELELAEKADVVELRIDLFDFSGARVDKEKILTCRRVSDGGKFEGDERERIEKMKRAFDSLNPDYVDLESDLPDSAFDFNCRIIESYHNFIRTPDYSELKGIVEGRRGDLVKIATMGKSKRDVETIVRILTNYDDVVAFLMGERFSFTRVLAAYLGSPFIYCYVGSPKAPGQISLDDAREIISRLG comes from the coding sequence ATGAAGCTTGTTGCAACGCTTTCAAGTCCGGAGGAGCTCGAATTAGCTGAGAAGGCTGATGTTGTCGAGCTAAGAATCGACCTTTTCGATTTTAGCGGTGCCAGAGTTGATAAAGAGAAAATTCTGACGTGCAGAAGGGTTTCGGACGGAGGGAAGTTCGAGGGTGATGAGAGGGAGAGGATTGAAAAGATGAAGAGAGCCTTTGATTCGCTCAACCCCGATTACGTTGACCTCGAAAGCGACCTCCCGGACTCGGCCTTTGACTTCAACTGCAGAATAATCGAATCCTACCACAACTTTATCCGCACTCCAGACTACTCCGAGCTCAAAGGCATCGTTGAGGGCAGGAGGGGGGATTTGGTGAAAATAGCCACGATGGGAAAAAGCAAGAGGGACGTTGAGACCATCGTCCGAATCCTCACGAATTACGATGACGTTGTAGCTTTCCTCATGGGGGAGAGGTTTAGCTTCACGCGCGTCCTCGCAGCTTACTTAGGCTCTCCATTCATTTACTGCTATGTTGGAAGCCCAAAGGCGCCTGGGCAGATAAGCCTGGATGATGCGAGGGAAATAATCAGCAGGCTGGGGTGA